Genomic segment of Arachis hypogaea cultivar Tifrunner chromosome 16, arahy.Tifrunner.gnm2.J5K5, whole genome shotgun sequence:
GTACGGGGGTACTTTGCtcatcgcgattgcacaggacgggaactccaacattctaccCGTTGCATTCGCACTGGTAGAAGGTGAGAATGCAGAGTCTTGGtcattctttctctcccaccttaGACAGCACGTGACACCGCAGCCCGGTCTTctggttatatcggacaggcataacggcataAAGGCTGCGCTTGAGGCTCCGGACGGGGGTTGGTTACCTCCATCTgcataccgtgcattctgcattcgacacgtagcggctaattttgcccttaccttcaagggcaaggaTGCACGTAGGCTTCTAGTGAATGCCGCATATGCCAAGACCgaggttgagtttgattactggtttgatattcttcGGTCTGAAGACCCGGCCACTTCTGCAAATGGGACGGGAACCATCGATCGCCGCCTCTGCCGTCCTtcgacatcagaaagtcgatgttcagggcggcCTGTGGACGGGGCTGCACCCCTCCAAACTGCGGAAGAACTCTGTCTacctgatgccactctatgacgGCAAAGTAGATAAGCGATGTAACAGACCGCCACAGCACCATATGTCGAGGCTCCAAAACCTCGGGATGCACGACCTGAAGTACGTCAGGGCTACTGTAGGGCATCCAGATAAACTGCACTCAGAACGATACAATGTCAGGGCAACTCTTGATGCCAACTCGTAAATTCTggttaaataaaaaaacttattaaGTTACATACTGACCTCTCTATCCTGCAACCGGTCTATCCATAGCCTCCACGTCTGAACTCTAGGACCCTTCTCGCTACTGGAAGGGAtgtaacctgaccacctgcaACATGCACATGTGTTACCGCTACTTATATGTGTGCTTAGGGTATCCAATAGTAAATTGAAATAGACAAAGATTAGGGAAGTACCTCGAGGCCAGTGGCCAGCTGAACGTCTCAAATCCTGCAGGCCTAAACCGAGGAAATCGCCAGAAAATCCATGACTGAAGTAGCTGAAGTGGGCCCGCTAGCTTGATAACATTTCTGTTCGCCAcacggcacatgcaccggtacaaccatgccaGTGCTGCAGAACCCCAGCTGTAGGTCCCCATCTCCTCCAGCCTAGCTACAAAcggaagccatctgatgtgaacGCGGTTACCCGACTTGTCCGCAAAAAGCTgcgtgcccaacaacatcatgatgtacgcacgggCATAACGACGCACAGTATCCTCATCAGCTCCCTCCGGGCACTCACCAAACgtctcctgaaaccagctgcagttgaccgcgtacttctgaacctggctAGGAGGAGGTACCACTCCAAACAACTCCTCGAACCAAACCCAGGCTGGACGGCCACCCTCGATGTATATATGGAACTCTGATAGGCAGCCGCTGACGTAATGCCCGTCCACTGGCAAACccagctggtatgccacgtcctgcaGTGTGatagtgcactctccgaacggcatgtgAAACGTGTGAGTCTCCGGACGCCATCGCTCAACAAACGCACTCACAAGGGCCTCGTCCAAccggaaccatctatcgttcaACCTTGCAAGATGGTAAAGACCAGCCATCTGCAGGTacggaacgtatctgtcatccaggaccatgccctgctgccgccgcatgctcctgatgcatcgctGAGGCTGCGGAAGAAATGAGCCGCATTCTTAGAACCAGCTTAATTACCGGTGACAAACATAACCAACACGATAATTGATAAACGAAAAAATCTTACTATGTATAGACGCTTAAAAATACCAAGAACGAGAACAATTTGCATAAGAAACTTAAATTAGAAACCCCCATAGGCTACTGACATGAAAGATCTAACATTATAAAACCACAACTAAACCGCCTACATAAACCACTACTAGAAACCACTAACGTAAACCGTTAACGTAAACTGCTTACATAAACCACATACATAAACCAGTAACATaatccactaacataaaccactaacataaaccactaagataaaccaccaacataaaccactaacaaaaaccactaacgtaaaccgttaacgtaaaccgcttacataaaccacatacataaaccacatacataaaccactaacataaaccactaacataaaccactaacataaaccaccaacataaaccgcTTACAAAAACCACAAACGTAAACCGTTAACGTAAACCGCTAACATTAACCACATACCtaaaccactaagataaaccactaacataaaccactaacataaaccactaagataaaccaccaacataaatcACTTacaaaaaccactaacataaaccatttACAGAaatcactaacataaaccactaaaataaaccaccaactaaaccaATATCTTACTCGCATGCCAAACCACAAACTCACATGTACCGGTAAAACAAAGTTATTTCCGTACTAACCTCTTCGTTGATGACCCCAGCTATATGGGCGACTCCGTCCAACCGATATAACCGCGCCGAATCGTCTTCCATGAGCAGAATATTGCGTTCAGGTCTTTCGCGGAcagaatctgggtcgttttctctgagatttggtggGGCAGGGGAAGGTGAGAATGATTCGAATGAGcctgattcgaactccttatataggccATTccctagtaattcgaaccagggtggttcgaattactaccAATCTTGCTTAagcgtaattcgaaccagggtggttcgaattacatgaagAACACATTTCCCCCTAATTCGAACTGGAGAGGTTCGAATTACTTGCATAGGTAGTTCGAACCAGTCTGGTTCGATTTACATTCAATTTTTTCTTCGAAATTCGAACTggtctggttcgaattacttgaggATGAAGTTCGAActaccctggttcgaattacataaaaatatgatCTGGCTCATTGCTGTATCGATTTTCAGTTTGGCTCATATAGGTAAATTTGGATTGATGTTGGCTTATTAtagtgttttgcccttcttttggTGATAGAGTGAGAGTAGGAGAGGTCAtagaagattttgtttttgatattggaATAATAACCgtgtttttttaaaatgtgggtTAATGGGGTATTATTCTTAAATATGAGACCGTTTAATTAGTTAAACAAAAATTGGACTGTCTAATTTATGAGGATACAGAAATCAGACTAAAGGATTTGTGAAATCGGACCGAGGAAATTGTGACGGTACAGAAATCGGATCGAGGAAtttctgttaaaaaaaattaaaaaatttgaagtataGAAATCGGACCCTCCAATTTATGTATCTTTCACACTttctaaaaaaaccaaaaattacaatattaaagTATATCACAACTTTTATTTCATACATGCCAAGcttatcaaatataaaaaaatttgaaaagatagtgtCAGTTTTTATTAGTACGATTTGGATTTGgcgtgaaacaaaataaaaaccgaGACTTTTTAAGACTACTGTGTACTGTCAAGTTTACTCTGACTCTTACTTACCAAGTTACCATATTTGGAAAACCCATTACAACCCGATTTGCTTTGCTCTCTTTGGCGCCTTTTACATTAACACACAGTAGAGAACCAAGGCAGAATAGCTTTGCCATTGCCTGTCTTCTGCAACctactctctctttttttctttctttttttttccacgTTCCTTCCTCCCTAAGctgttctacaaaaaaaaaaacgtttttcTGCGGAAGGCGAAAAGGagcaggaagaaagaagaaaaattaacGGAAAACAAAAAGGCTTCTTTTTGGTTCAGCATGGTGATGGTTAATGGTGTTGCTAGCAGAACAAGAAGCAAGAAGAAAGAGAGGTCTTTGAATCCGTCTCCGATTGGATCAGGATCCCAAAACGTGTTTCCTATTGATGGTGCTGGAACTTCTGCCAACGATCCTATAATCGTTGGTTTGAGTGATAGTAGTAGTGATGAAGGCACTGATAACAGTGATGAGGGCCGTGGAAGAAGTTTGGCCTGGGATTTTGGGCTTTCAAGTGAGTCAGAGGGAGAATTCAGCTTCAGCATCAACTTCATCTTCAGGCAGTGATGATAGTGGTTCAAGTTCTtttgatgatgaggatgaagaggAGGAAAAGGAGAAGAGGAGATGTAAgaggaggaagaaggagaagaagagaagagagccaACTTTTGAGTCTCATAGCAATAAAGTTTTGAGCTGTGACGAGGTGATTGTGGAAACTGAATGCTCTGGAATTCGCAAGAAGAATGGTGAGAATAAGAACAATTCATCCTCAACCGAGAAATAATGTGTTTGATCATCAACAAGAGAAAATGCTACCAAAGGATGCAGATTGTGCTAGTGTTCTCTTTGGAGAACGCAATATGGAGGGTTGTTCTTCAGAAAAGAATGAAGATAAGGAAAAGAATGTAGCCAAGAAACCGGTGGAGGtttgttcttcaaaaaagaaTGAAGATAAGGAAGAGAATGTAGCTATGAAACCAGTGGAGGGTTGTTCTTCAGAAAAGAATGAAGATAAGGAAAAGAATGTAGCTAAGAAACCAGTGGAGGGTCTTCAATGAATGTGGCTAAGAAACCAGTGGAGGGTTGTTCTTCAAAGAAGAACGAAGACAAAGGAAACAAGGTGGCAAAGAAACCAATGCCGGCAGGGAATAGAGCACGGAAGAGAGTGGAAAGAACAGGAGAAAATGTTGGTGCTGATATTGAAGCCTCTTCCCAAAAGCGTTCGCGTCCATCCCCACCTGAGGAGGATGATTCAGAAAAGGATGAAAAGAAACTGGTAAAACAGAAGGGTCGTGAAAGTGTGTCTGATTTTGTGGCAAAGGACAAAGGGGACTCGCCGATGATCGATTAAAGAGTGCCGATGAATGATGAAAGAATGGAGAGTGCAGAGGAAGAGAAGGAGAACAAGAAGGAAGGAGAGGCTGAAGGAAAGCATAAGGCCGGGGCGGATTGCGAAAGTAGTTACAAAGAGAGGGAGCAACATAGAGTGACAACAAATCCATCTAGGCCAAAGGAGGCACCGTTGATTGAACTTCTTGCTGAATGCTTTCGGATTAAGCATTATCCAGATAATGTTCATAAGCAAGATACAATCTCAAAAGAACCAGCTCTCAATGTTCAGAGAAAATTTTTTGTTCCAAAGAAAGTGCCAATTGAAAAAACTGAATCTGAGAAGGAGAGGGATATGTTGTGGGAAGAAATGGATGCTTTGCTCAGACTAGGTGAAGTTGACTCCTTGGTAAGTCATTTTTCGGTTGTTGAAACACTAAATAAAATGTCTAACTTATAATCATATTGAATGTTGCATTTTGTATCTGTGTTTTTATGTGCAACAATAGTGGTAGGCGCATTGTATTATTTTCAatgattgatttaattttttgaaattttggtgagTTGTTAAATGTTCAAAGAGTTGATGTAACTAGTAACGAGTCGTGTTAGGAGTAAGAGCTGGTGTGGCACTATTAGTTATGATAGTTAGTCTATATATCAATCATATACTGCAGTGTAAGAAAACAATTAAGATCACAATCTCATTGATCACATTTTCATTCTCTCTGATTTTTCATCTCATAGCCTTAGGCCTGATACCTTTATAAGTTGATGAAGGCCATTCACTAAATAGCCATTTACAttataattaaaacatattaCGGTCATAAGCTTCTTTTGATCTTTGACGTTCTAAAAGATATATATCATAATTTATGTTATGAATTGCAGGTTGGCTGTGTTGAGATTGTCGAAACGCAACAGAACACAGAGGCTCCAGCAACCCATTGTAAGCACAAGTTTGTCCATGATGAAGAGACTGGAATATATTGCATACTCTGCCATTGGATGGTCATAGACATAAAAGGCATGCCGGTACCCTTTGTAAGTAGACTTCATTGATGAACTAGGACATCAAGGTTGATGTGAACTATTATCTCTTGAACTATAATACTCACTTCATCCAATAATCAATGcttaattttgttaattgatgCCTTGTGTTGATTTGAACTATGGGATGAGCTTGTTTGCATGCTTCTGTTGTACATAATACAGGTGAGTGAGTATCCAAGAGAAGGATCAAGAAAGAAGCTGCTATCTGATGGGCCTAATGGCTTATGCTTTGATGATGCTCCATTCGGTGTCCGAGAAGGTGGTTACTGTAACAAGGAAGGCACAGTTTGGGACCTGATTCCAGCAGATACTAAGCAAAACCTGTATGCTCATCAGCTTGAAAGTTTTGAATTCCTTTGGAAAAACTTGGCAGgaaccatggagcttcctaaaTTGAAGAGTTGTGACTCGAACAGCACGGGTGGATGCATCATTTCTCATGCTCCAGGGACTGGAAAGACGCGGCTGACCATCGTGTTCCTTCAGACATGCTTGGAAGTGTTTCCAGATTGCCATCCCATGATTATTGCTCCTGATAGCTTACTGCTAACTTGGGAAGATGAGTTCAGAAAGTGGGACAATGAGATTCCGTTCCATAATTTGAGCAATCAAGACACTTCAGGAAAAGAGCACCTAGCTGCATGCAGCAAAGTTGGAGGGTCTGCTCCAAGCCAGGAAGATATCCAGATGGTGAAGCTGTATTCTTGGTTCAAACAACCAAGTATTCTTGGAATCAGCTACAGTTTATTTCAGAGGCTTACCGGCTTGAAGCGTGATAGAAGCTTGAAGGAGAATGCTGCCACAGGGGTCATGGGAAAAATCCTGCCTGAAATTCCTGGATTGTTGGTATTGGATGAAGGACACACGCCACGAAATCAGAGTAGTCAGATTTGGAAGGTTCTTTCTGAGATTCAAACTCACAAGAGAATCATCCTTTCCGGGACTCCTTTCCAGAACAATTTTCTGGAGCTTTACAATACAATCTGCGTGGTCAGACCGTGCTTTTCGGATACCATACCTCCTGAGCTTAAAAAGTTCTGCCAAAGAAGATTgatgcaagagaagaaagaatctaAAGGTTTCAGTTGGGAACCAGTTTCTTCATTCAGAACTGAGAATCTAAATGATGAGAACATCAAGCAGTTGAAGCAGCTGATGGATCCATTTGTGCATGTTCACAAAGGCAGTATTCTTCAGAAGAATGTTCCTGGTTTGAAAGACTGCGTGGTGAAGGGGGATAACATGGTGCGCCATGGGAAACTGAGAGACTTGTTTGGTGACTGTGTGATGCAGCCAAATGACTGTGATTTGATTGATAATTTGGATCCTAAAATTTCCTGAAATTCAAGCTTAAGGTGGGAGTGGCTTCTTTGATAATGTTTATGTTGCTTTGCTGATTTTGTG
This window contains:
- the LOC112756665 gene encoding protein MAIN-LIKE 1-like; translation: MRRQQGMVLDDRYVPYLQMAGLYHLARLNDRWFRLDEALVSAFVERWRPETHTFHMPFGECTITLQDVAYQLGLPVDGHYVSGCLSEFHIYIEGGRPAWVWFEELFGVVPPPSQVQKYAVNCSWFQETFGECPEGADEDTVRRYARAYIMMLLGTQLFADKSGNRVHIRWLPFVARLEEMGTYSWGSAALAWLYRCMCRVANRNVIKLAGPLQLLQSWIFWRFPRFRPAGFETFSWPLASRWSGYIPSSSEKGPRVQTWRLWIDRLQDREVSM
- the LOC112756666 gene encoding SNF2 domain-containing protein CLASSY 4-like, coding for MNDERMESAEEEKENKKEGEAEGKHKAGADCESSYKEREQHRVTTNPSRPKEAPLIELLAECFRIKHYPDNVHKQDTISKEPALNVQRKFFVPKKVPIEKTESEKERDMLWEEMDALLRLGEVDSLVGCVEIVETQQNTEAPATHCKHKFVHDEETGIYCILCHWMVIDIKGMPVPFVSEYPREGSRKKLLSDGPNGLCFDDAPFGVREGGYCNKEGTVWDLIPADTKQNLYAHQLESFEFLWKNLAGTMELPKLKSCDSNSTGGCIISHAPGTGKTRLTIVFLQTCLEVFPDCHPMIIAPDSLLLTWEDEFRKWDNEIPFHNLSNQDTSGKEHLAACSKVGGSAPSQEDIQMVKLYSWFKQPSILGISYSLFQRLTGLKRDRSLKENAATGVMGKILPEIPGLLVLDEGHTPRNQSSQIWKVLSEIQTHKRIILSGTPFQNNFLELYNTICVVRPCFSDTIPPELKKFCQRRLMQEKKESKGFSWEPVSSFRTENLNDENIKQLKQLMDPFVHVHKGSILQKNVPGLKDCVVKGDNMVRHGKLRDLFGDCVMQPNDCDLIDNLDPKIS